The DNA sequence GGCTATCGTTTCGTGGAGCCGAAACCGGTCGCGGGCGGGGAGGATTTTGCGCATTACCAGACGCTCATCCCCGGCTTCTTCGTGTTCATGGGCGTCGAAGGAACGCGCGAATGGCATCATCCTGAATTCAACCTCAAAGAGGAAGCCTTGGCGGTCGCTGCTGATTACTTCTCGGCTTTGGCGATCAAGGTGCTGGATCGATGGGAAGCCTGACAACATTCACTGAAATGATGGCGGCTGATTTGAACTGATTTTCCCCGCCAACACGGTTTTGACGGATTAATTTCAAAAGCCCGCGGATATTTTAAATGAACCATCGTTTGCGTTATAATAAAGAGGCAAGCTGCCGCTCCGAAAGGCACAAGGGCAGCGAACCCTACATTCCAAAAAAGAAAGGATCGTTTTTATGGCAGACATCACCTTTGAAATCGTTGAAGAACTCGGCGTACTTTCCACATCCGCAAAAGGGTGGACGAAAGAATTGAATCTGGTCAGCTGGAACGGCAGACCGCCTAAATACGACATCCGCGAATGGAGTCCGGGCCACGAAAAGATGGGCAAAGGACTGACGTTCAGCGAAGAAGAGATGGCCGCACTCGCCAAACTCCTGAAATAACCAGAAAAACCAACTGAAGCGAATCGGCTCCAGTTGGTTTTTCGATTTCAGTGTTGCATTAAGAATGGCGTGTGCCAGTGCGCTTGCCGCGCCGATAGAAGAGGAACATCAAAAAAGCGGAAAGCAGGGCGGTGGCGGAGCCGAAGTAGAAAGGCACTTGGTTGTTGAACGTGTCATACAGCCAGCCACCGATCAAACTGGCCGGTAGCAGCGTCATCCCCAAGAGAGCATTGTATAGTCCCAGCCCGGTGCCTTTCTTTTCCTTGCCGATGATGTCGGACACTAACGCTTTTTGGATGCCGTCCGTCGCGGCACTGTAAAGGCCGTAAAAGGCGAAGAGGCCGACGATGGCGAAGGGGGTAGCCGCCTTGCCGAAACCGAAATAGATCAGCGCGAACATCAGATAGCCGCCGATGATGATGCGCTTGCGACCGATCTTGTCGGACAGCTTCCCGAGCGGAACGGCGAAGGCGACCGAAACCGCATTGAAAACCAGATACATGATCGGGATGAAGGCATCGCTGACGCCGACGTCGCTCGCTTTGATCAGGAGCAGGGCATCAGTGGAATTCCCCAGCGTGAAAAGGAAAACGATGAACAGAAAAAGGTAGAAGTCCCTAGGGAAATCACGCAAGGCCAGTTTGCCGAGACGTTCCGATTTGGCGCGTTTGGCTTCCTTCACAAAAAATAGGATCGACAACAGACCCAATAATCCAGGGATAGCCGCAAACAGGAAGACGCGCCGGTAGTCGCCGGGGAAGGCGGCCAACACGGCGAAGGCAATCAGCGGACCGACGATGGCTCCGCTGTTGTCCATCGCCTTATGGAAACCGAAATTCAAGCCGGCGTTGTTGTTTTCTTCCGAAGAGCCGGCAACAAGACTGTCCCGGGGTGCGGTGCGGATGCCTTTTCCGACGCGTTCGACAAAGCGGATCGCCAGAACCTGCAGCGGCGTTGTCACGAATGCGAACAGTGGGGAAAGGATGGCGGTGATGCCGTAACCGATGATCATGAATGGTTTGTTGCGGCCAATTTTGTCACTCCACCAGCCGGAGAGGGACTTCAGGACGGAAGCGGTGCTTTCGGCGATTCCTTCAATCAGGGAGATTTCCGTTTTCGAGGCGCCTAATGTCGTCAGGAACAGAGGCAGGATGCTGTAGACCATTTTTGTCGTCGTATCCGTCAGGAAACTGGTTAAGCCGACAAAGAAAATATTGCTTTCGACGCCGAGGATCCGCTTTTTCTTTTTCTGATTATCCACCATCCCGAAAACCTTCTTTCCGATTATTTCTTCACCTCTATTTAATTCCTTTTTCGGCCGAAAGTCTAGCAGAGCGCCCGTGCCTGCTAGACCATTCCGTGCGATTCGGCCAAATGGATAATCAACCGGAAGTTTGGTAAAGTGTACCTATTAAGATGTCCGGACTGAACAGGTTTTGAGGGAGGAATTGGAATGAACAGATTGCAGATCAATCAAACAACATTATCCTTGTCGAAAGGCGACATCACCCGATGCGAAGTAGATGCCGTCGTCAATGCCGCAAATGAGAGCCTGCTCGGCGGCGGAGGGGTCGATGGCGCTATCCACCGTGCCGCCGGGCCGGAATTGTTGGCCGCCTGCCGTCTTTTGAACGGGTGTCCTACAGGCGAGGCGAAGCTCACGCCCGGCTTCCGGCTTAAAGCGACTCATGTGATCCATACGGTCGGACCTGTCTGGCGGGGCGGAACGCACGGTGAAGCGGAATTGCTGGCTTCCTGTTACCAAAAATCTTTGGAGTTGGCGGAGGCCAACGGAATCCGCACGCTTGCCTTTCCGGCGATCAGCACCGGCATTTACGGCTACCCATTAAGTCAAGCGACCAAAATCGCTGTCGCAACCGTCCGGAAGTATCTGGAAAATCATCCGCGAACCATCATCACAGAAATCATTTTTGTCTGCTTTGACGATGCGACATTACGCGCATACGAGCAAGCATTCGACTTATCAGGAGGGAGAATTGACTGATGTTTCTATTTTTTGACGTATTGCCGTTCCGCAAGCAACTTGAATACAACCAGACGATCACCTGCAGCCGCTGCGGCCATTTTGGGCGTTATGAGGTCTATCTCGTGGGCAATCGTTTCCGCCTGTTTTTCATCCCGGTCATCACCTTCGGGAAAAAGTACCTCGTCCGCACAACCTGTTGCGACACGTGGTATCTCCTCGATCCACAAATAGGCAAGGCAATCGAACGGAAAGAAACGGTATCGATCCGGGACAGCGATCTGCAGCTGTATCAGACCGGCGAACCACTTGAAAGCAGATGCCCCAACTGTGGGGCTTCCTATCCTCAAGGCGCGCATTTTTGCCCGAATTGCGGAACGAGAGTGGACGGATAGGAGCGCTGACGTATCATCAATGAATTAAATGAAAGACGGCCATCTGAAAGCGTTGCAAATTGTCCAATTATGGTATACTACAATTAACGTAAATTGTAAGGGGTGGTCATAATTATATGTTAACGAACAAAGAAATCAGATCAACAGCTAGAGAATATTTACGCGGCAATTATAAAATGGCGGTCATCAACCTGATCCTTATCACGATCGCGAACAGTAC is a window from the uncultured Trichococcus sp. genome containing:
- a CDS encoding zinc ribbon domain-containing protein, which translates into the protein MFLFFDVLPFRKQLEYNQTITCSRCGHFGRYEVYLVGNRFRLFFIPVITFGKKYLVRTTCCDTWYLLDPQIGKAIERKETVSIRDSDLQLYQTGEPLESRCPNCGASYPQGAHFCPNCGTRVDG
- a CDS encoding MFS transporter produces the protein MVDNQKKKKRILGVESNIFFVGLTSFLTDTTTKMVYSILPLFLTTLGASKTEISLIEGIAESTASVLKSLSGWWSDKIGRNKPFMIIGYGITAILSPLFAFVTTPLQVLAIRFVERVGKGIRTAPRDSLVAGSSEENNNAGLNFGFHKAMDNSGAIVGPLIAFAVLAAFPGDYRRVFLFAAIPGLLGLLSILFFVKEAKRAKSERLGKLALRDFPRDFYLFLFIVFLFTLGNSTDALLLIKASDVGVSDAFIPIMYLVFNAVSVAFAVPLGKLSDKIGRKRIIIGGYLMFALIYFGFGKAATPFAIVGLFAFYGLYSAATDGIQKALVSDIIGKEKKGTGLGLYNALLGMTLLPASLIGGWLYDTFNNQVPFYFGSATALLSAFLMFLFYRRGKRTGTRHS
- a CDS encoding O-acetyl-ADP-ribose deacetylase; the encoded protein is MNRLQINQTTLSLSKGDITRCEVDAVVNAANESLLGGGGVDGAIHRAAGPELLAACRLLNGCPTGEAKLTPGFRLKATHVIHTVGPVWRGGTHGEAELLASCYQKSLELAEANGIRTLAFPAISTGIYGYPLSQATKIAVATVRKYLENHPRTIITEIIFVCFDDATLRAYEQAFDLSGGRID
- a CDS encoding YdbC family protein codes for the protein MADITFEIVEELGVLSTSAKGWTKELNLVSWNGRPPKYDIREWSPGHEKMGKGLTFSEEEMAALAKLLK